A DNA window from Enterobacter asburiae contains the following coding sequences:
- the cheA gene encoding chemotaxis protein CheA: MSMDISDFYQTFFDEADELLADMEQHLLDLVPEAPDSEQLNAIFRAAHSIKGGAGTFGFTILQETTHLMENLLDEARRGEMQLNTDIINLFLETKDIMQEQLDAYKSSAEPDAASFEYICNALRQLALEAKGEVAAAVVPAAKLSVVDAVAADEAAPAAAQSGKLRVVLSRLKENEVNLLEEELGNLAKLSNVVKGKDSLAATLDDGIGQDDIVAVLCFVIEADQIAFETETAAVDAPVAVEEVAVVAQAAAPAVAPAAPALKAVPKEAAAPGRGEKPAARSSESTSIRVAVEKVDQLINLVGELVITQSMLAQRSNELDPVTHGDLITSMGQLQRNARDLQESVMSIRMMPMEYVFSRFPRLVRDLASKLNKQIELTLMGSSTELDKSLIERIIDPLTHLVRNSLDHGIELPENRIAAGKSPVGNLILSAEHQGGNICIEVTDDGAGLNRERILAKAISQGMAVNENMTDEEVGMLIFAPGFSTAEQVTDVSGRGVGMDVVKRNIQEMGGHVEIQSKQGSGTTIRILLPLTLAILDGMSVKVADEVFILPLNAVMESLQPREEDLHPLAGGERVLEVRGEYLPLVELWKVFEVDGAKTEATQGIVVILQSAGRRYALLVDQLIGQHQVVVKNLESNYRKVPGISAATILGDGSVALIVDVSALQGLNREQRVAYTAA; this comes from the coding sequence GTGAGCATGGATATTAGCGATTTTTACCAGACATTCTTTGATGAAGCCGACGAATTGTTGGCCGATATGGAGCAACACTTGCTCGATTTGGTGCCCGAAGCACCGGACTCCGAGCAGCTCAATGCCATCTTCCGTGCGGCGCACTCTATTAAAGGCGGAGCCGGAACGTTTGGATTTACCATCCTGCAGGAAACGACCCATTTAATGGAAAACCTGCTTGATGAAGCACGACGCGGTGAGATGCAGCTCAATACCGACATTATCAACCTGTTTTTGGAAACCAAAGATATTATGCAGGAACAGCTCGACGCCTATAAAAGTTCGGCAGAGCCTGATGCCGCCAGCTTTGAATACATCTGCAATGCGCTGCGCCAGCTCGCCCTGGAAGCAAAAGGTGAAGTCGCTGCAGCCGTTGTCCCTGCGGCGAAACTGAGCGTTGTCGATGCGGTTGCTGCCGACGAGGCCGCGCCAGCCGCTGCACAATCGGGCAAACTGCGCGTTGTGCTGTCACGTCTCAAAGAGAATGAAGTTAACCTGCTGGAAGAAGAGCTGGGTAACCTGGCGAAGTTAAGCAACGTGGTAAAAGGCAAAGACAGCCTTGCCGCGACGCTTGATGACGGTATTGGCCAGGACGATATCGTCGCGGTGCTGTGCTTTGTGATTGAAGCTGACCAGATCGCCTTCGAAACCGAAACGGCTGCGGTTGACGCCCCTGTGGCAGTGGAAGAGGTGGCCGTTGTCGCTCAGGCCGCCGCACCGGCTGTGGCTCCTGCGGCTCCGGCGCTGAAGGCAGTGCCAAAAGAGGCCGCAGCACCTGGCCGCGGTGAGAAACCTGCCGCGCGCTCCAGCGAGTCAACCAGCATCCGCGTTGCGGTTGAGAAGGTCGACCAGCTGATTAACCTGGTGGGCGAACTGGTGATCACCCAGTCGATGCTTGCTCAGCGTTCTAACGAACTGGACCCGGTTACGCACGGCGATCTGATCACCAGCATGGGTCAGCTGCAGCGTAACGCCCGCGACCTGCAGGAATCGGTCATGTCCATCCGTATGATGCCGATGGAATATGTCTTCAGCCGCTTCCCGCGTCTGGTTCGCGACCTTGCCAGCAAGCTGAATAAACAGATTGAACTGACCCTGATGGGCAGCTCAACCGAACTGGATAAGAGCCTGATCGAGCGCATTATCGACCCGTTAACGCACCTGGTGCGTAACAGCCTCGACCACGGTATTGAACTGCCGGAAAACCGCATCGCCGCCGGAAAATCGCCGGTCGGCAACCTGATCCTCTCTGCGGAACACCAGGGCGGGAACATCTGCATCGAAGTGACCGATGACGGCGCGGGTCTTAACCGCGAGCGCATCCTGGCAAAAGCGATTTCGCAGGGGATGGCGGTCAATGAAAACATGACCGATGAAGAAGTGGGCATGCTGATCTTCGCGCCGGGCTTCTCTACCGCGGAGCAGGTGACCGACGTGTCCGGACGCGGTGTGGGCATGGACGTGGTGAAACGTAACATCCAGGAGATGGGCGGCCACGTTGAGATCCAGTCTAAACAGGGTTCCGGCACCACCATTCGCATCCTGCTGCCGCTGACGCTGGCGATCCTCGACGGCATGTCAGTCAAAGTGGCGGACGAAGTCTTTATCCTGCCGCTGAACGCCGTAATGGAATCCCTGCAGCCGCGTGAAGAAGATCTGCATCCGCTGGCGGGCGGCGAGCGCGTCCTAGAAGTGCGCGGTGAGTACCTGCCGCTGGTTGAGCTGTGGAAAGTGTTCGAAGTGGACGGGGCGAAGACAGAGGCCACGCAGGGCATCGTTGTGATCCTGCAAAGCGCGGGCCGTCGCTACGCGCTGCTGGTCGATCAGCTGATTGGTCAGCACCAGGTGGTAGTGAAGAACCTCGAAAGCAACTACCGCAAAGTGCCGGGTATTTCTGCCGCCACCATTCTGGGTGATGGTAGCGTGGCGCTGATCGTCGATGTGTCGGCGCTTCAGGGATTAAATCGTGAACAACGTGTGGCGTACACAGCCGCCTGA
- the cheW gene encoding chemotaxis protein CheW — protein sequence MTGMSNVTKLAGEPSGQEFLVFTLGDEEYGIDILKVQEIRGYDQVTRIANTPAFIKGVTNLRGVIVPIVDLRVKFSQGDVDYDDNTVVIVLNLGQRVVGIVVDGVSDVLSLTSDQIRPAPEFAVTLSTEYLTGLGALGERMLILVNIEKLLNSDEMALLDIAASHVA from the coding sequence ATGACCGGTATGAGTAATGTAACGAAACTGGCGGGCGAGCCATCAGGGCAGGAATTCCTGGTATTCACTTTAGGCGATGAGGAGTACGGCATCGATATCCTGAAAGTGCAGGAAATCCGTGGTTACGACCAGGTTACCCGCATCGCTAACACGCCTGCTTTTATTAAAGGTGTCACCAACCTGCGTGGCGTCATTGTGCCAATCGTGGACCTGCGCGTGAAGTTCAGCCAGGGCGACGTTGATTACGACGACAACACCGTGGTGATCGTTCTGAATCTGGGGCAGCGCGTGGTAGGTATCGTGGTGGACGGCGTATCTGATGTGCTTTCCCTGACCTCTGACCAAATTCGTCCTGCGCCGGAGTTTGCGGTCACGCTGTCGACCGAATACCTGACCGGCCTGGGCGCGCTCGGCGAGCGTATGCTGATTCTGGTGAACATCGAGAAGCTGCTGAACAGCGATGAGATGGCGCTGCTGGATATCGCCGCGAGTCACGTAGCGTAG
- a CDS encoding dicarboxylate/amino acid:cation symporter codes for MASANKLTLFIVIFMLAGILSGAAIHEYASADAIKAWSDNITLLTDIFLRLIKMVIAPLVFSTLTVGIMKLGETSTIGRVGGKAMVWFISSSVLSILVGLFIVTLEHPGSGLNLTVPTEAVDTGLAVGGMTLKAFLSHTIPTSIAGAMSNNEILQIVVFSMFFGIGGASLGQKFNAPLVAALDVVSHIMLKVTGYVMYVAPLAIFAAISSVIATQGLGILLNYASFIGGYYVAILLTCMVLLAVGYMVLKKEVFRLVSMLKDPVLVAFTTSSSEAAYPKTLEQLERFGCSRNIASFVLPIGYSFNLVGSMVYCSFASMFIAQAYNIHLSFSEVTVLMLTLMLASKGIAGVPRSSLVVLAATIPSFNIPVAGILLLMGIDHFLDMGRSAINVLGNGIATAMLSQNEGAREAEAEAELVKQEA; via the coding sequence GTGGCAAGTGCAAACAAACTCACACTCTTCATCGTGATATTCATGCTGGCGGGTATTCTTTCAGGGGCAGCAATTCATGAGTACGCATCTGCGGATGCCATCAAAGCCTGGTCGGATAATATTACCCTTCTGACCGATATTTTCCTCCGTCTGATCAAAATGGTCATTGCACCCTTGGTCTTCAGCACGCTCACCGTCGGCATTATGAAGCTGGGCGAAACCTCCACTATTGGCCGCGTTGGCGGCAAAGCGATGGTGTGGTTTATCAGCTCATCCGTGCTCTCTATTCTGGTTGGCCTGTTCATCGTCACGCTGGAGCATCCGGGAAGCGGTCTGAACCTGACGGTTCCGACAGAAGCGGTGGATACCGGCCTGGCCGTTGGCGGCATGACGCTGAAAGCGTTCCTGTCACACACCATTCCGACCAGTATCGCGGGGGCGATGTCGAACAATGAGATCCTGCAGATTGTGGTGTTCTCAATGTTCTTCGGCATCGGCGGCGCGTCGCTGGGGCAGAAATTCAACGCGCCGCTGGTGGCCGCGCTGGATGTGGTTTCCCATATCATGCTGAAGGTAACGGGTTACGTGATGTACGTTGCTCCGCTGGCCATTTTCGCGGCGATTTCATCCGTCATTGCCACGCAGGGTCTGGGCATTCTGCTGAACTACGCCTCCTTTATTGGCGGCTACTATGTTGCCATTCTTCTTACCTGCATGGTGCTGCTGGCCGTGGGCTACATGGTGCTGAAAAAAGAGGTGTTTCGCCTGGTCAGCATGCTGAAAGATCCGGTCCTGGTGGCCTTTACCACCAGCAGCTCTGAAGCCGCCTACCCGAAAACGCTGGAACAGCTGGAGCGCTTCGGCTGCTCGCGCAACATCGCCTCTTTCGTTCTGCCGATTGGCTACTCGTTCAACCTGGTGGGTTCGATGGTGTACTGCTCTTTCGCCTCGATGTTTATCGCTCAGGCGTACAACATTCACCTGAGCTTCTCTGAAGTGACGGTGCTGATGCTGACCCTGATGCTGGCGTCGAAAGGGATTGCCGGCGTACCGCGTTCTTCACTGGTGGTGCTGGCAGCAACCATTCCGAGCTTTAATATTCCGGTGGCGGGTATTCTGCTGCTGATGGGGATCGACCACTTCCTGGACATGGGCCGTTCCGCAATTAACGTGCTGGGCAATGGTATTGCGACCGCGATGCTGTCACAGAATGAAGGCGCGCGGGAAGCGGAAGCTGAAGCTGAGCTGGTAAAGCAGGAAGCGTAA